Proteins encoded in a region of the Deltaproteobacteria bacterium GWC2_65_14 genome:
- a CDS encoding asparagine synthase (glutamine-hydrolyzing): protein MCGIAGFLALGENRPGEELLRAMGATMVRRGPDASGISLSPDGRAGLAHRRLSILDLSETGAQPMSSADGSLAISYNGEVFNYREIREELKQKGHAFRGGSDTEVILAACREWGVEDAVTRFIGMFAFALWDGPAQRLHLVRDRLGIKPLYLARAPGLVLFGSTLAPLLACPSFSREVDRAALQYYLEFQYVPAPRSIFRDARKVLPGHIVTIAADGTQTEKAYWDLFDHWRKGEDPPRPEGESLEVLSSLLESSVRYRLISDVPLGAFLSGGVDSSLTVALMRKASSGPVRTFSIGFREAGYDESGYAREVARHLGTDHHEKICTPAEAITLVRKIPDAYDEPFADSSAIPTMLVSEFTRQHVTVSLSGDGGDELFCGYPRYDWVRQGAVVQGIPGFLRRPLASLLARIPVHRIQRGAESILHDDPAEMYFHTVGIFERRRIGEIVPEVADDSGLSYFRTFRDPRAGSIVERAMATDIRTYLVDDILAKVDRASMAYSLEARVPLLDHRVVEFAARLPLPLKVRGGETKHLLRKVLYRHVPQELIDRPKMGFGVPLNRWLRNELRPLLDEYLNEERVGREGFLRPGGVARVVREHLSGRRDHQYRVWALLVFAMWRERYLS, encoded by the coding sequence ATGTGCGGCATAGCCGGGTTCCTGGCCCTCGGGGAGAACCGCCCGGGGGAGGAGCTGCTCCGGGCGATGGGGGCCACCATGGTCCGCCGCGGGCCGGACGCCTCGGGGATCTCCCTCTCGCCGGACGGGCGGGCGGGGCTCGCCCACCGCCGCCTCTCCATCCTGGACCTGTCGGAGACCGGCGCGCAGCCGATGTCGTCGGCCGACGGGTCGCTCGCGATCTCCTACAACGGCGAGGTGTTCAACTACCGCGAGATCCGGGAGGAGCTGAAGCAAAAAGGGCACGCCTTCCGGGGCGGCTCCGACACCGAGGTGATCCTCGCCGCGTGCCGGGAGTGGGGGGTGGAGGACGCGGTCACCCGCTTCATCGGGATGTTCGCCTTCGCCCTCTGGGACGGGCCGGCGCAGCGGCTCCACCTGGTCCGCGACCGGCTCGGGATCAAGCCCCTCTACCTCGCCCGGGCGCCGGGACTCGTGCTGTTCGGCTCGACGCTCGCGCCCCTGTTGGCCTGCCCCTCCTTCTCCCGGGAGGTGGACCGCGCCGCGCTCCAGTACTACCTCGAGTTCCAGTACGTCCCGGCCCCCCGCTCCATCTTCCGGGACGCGAGGAAGGTGCTCCCCGGCCATATCGTCACGATCGCCGCCGACGGAACACAGACGGAGAAGGCCTACTGGGATCTGTTCGACCACTGGCGGAAGGGGGAGGACCCCCCGCGCCCGGAGGGGGAATCGCTCGAGGTGCTCTCCTCCCTGCTCGAATCCTCCGTGCGCTACCGGCTGATCAGCGACGTCCCGCTGGGCGCCTTCCTTTCGGGGGGGGTCGACTCGTCGCTCACCGTGGCCCTGATGCGGAAGGCATCCTCCGGGCCGGTCCGGACCTTCTCGATCGGCTTCCGGGAAGCGGGATACGACGAGTCGGGGTACGCCCGGGAGGTGGCGCGGCACCTGGGGACCGACCACCACGAGAAGATCTGCACCCCCGCCGAGGCGATCACCCTCGTCCGGAAGATCCCCGACGCCTACGACGAGCCGTTCGCCGACTCCTCGGCGATCCCGACGATGCTCGTCTCGGAGTTCACCCGGCAGCACGTCACGGTCAGCCTGTCGGGGGACGGGGGGGACGAGCTCTTCTGCGGCTACCCGCGGTACGACTGGGTCCGCCAGGGGGCGGTCGTCCAGGGGATCCCGGGGTTCCTGCGCCGTCCGCTCGCCTCCCTCCTGGCGCGGATCCCGGTGCACCGGATCCAGCGGGGGGCCGAGAGCATCCTCCACGACGACCCCGCGGAGATGTACTTCCACACGGTGGGGATCTTCGAGAGACGCCGGATCGGGGAGATCGTCCCCGAGGTCGCGGACGACTCCGGGCTCTCCTACTTCCGCACCTTCCGGGACCCGAGGGCGGGGAGCATCGTCGAGCGGGCGATGGCCACCGACATCAGGACCTACCTCGTCGACGACATCCTGGCGAAGGTGGACCGGGCCTCCATGGCCTATTCGCTGGAGGCGAGGGTCCCGCTGCTCGACCACCGGGTGGTGGAGTTCGCCGCCCGCCTTCCGCTCCCGCTCAAGGTCCGGGGCGGGGAGACCAAGCACCTGCTGCGGAAGGTCCTGTACCGGCATGTCCCGCAGGAGCTGATCGACCGGCCGAAGATGGGGTTCGGCGTCCCGCTGAACCGGTGGCTCCGGAACGAGCTGCGCCCGCTGCTCGACGAGTACCTGAACGAGGAGCGGGTGGGGAGGGAAGGGTTCCTGCGTCCCGGGGGAGTCGCCCGGGTCGTCCGGGAGCACCTGTCCGGGCGCCGGGACCACCAGTACCGGGTCTGGGCCCTCCTGGTCTTCGCGATGTGGCGGGAGCGCTACCTGTCCTGA